A stretch of Prunus dulcis chromosome 6, ALMONDv2, whole genome shotgun sequence DNA encodes these proteins:
- the LOC117630453 gene encoding short-chain dehydrogenase ptmH-like translates to MSTGDSKVVLVTGCAKGGIGYEYCKAFAEQNCRVFATDISQRMHDIDLNSSDNMEALELDVSSDESVALAVKKVMSKYGRIDVLVNNAGIGSTGPLAELPLETIRRAWEINTLGQLRVVQQVVPYMASRRSGSIVNIGSVVGKVPTPWAGSYCASKAAVHAMSNTLRVELKPFGIDVVLVVPGAVRSNFGSATVERLGGHDWKLYKDFKEAIAERARASQGSKPTDASVFARHVANKVLGPKPPKLISFGHMTGLFAVLSCSPLWVRDLFFSTRFKLNKKL, encoded by the coding sequence ATGAGTACTGGTGACTCTAAGGTTGTTCTAGTCACAGGTTGTGCCAAAGGTGGCATTGGTTATGAGTACTGCAAGGCCTTTGCGGAACAAAACTGCCGCGTCTTTGCCACAGACATCTCCCAACGCATGCACGACATAGACTTAAATTCCTCGGACAACATGGAGGCACTAGAGCTCGATGTGTCCTCCGACGAAAGTGTAGCGCTTGCTGTAAAGAAGGTTATGTCCAAGTATGGTCGTATTGATGTTCTTGTTAACAATGCTGGGATAGGAAGCACCGGCCCTCTAGCCGAGCTTCCACTAGAGACCATTAGAAGGGCTTGGGAAATTAACACACTAGGGCAACTAAGGGTGGTACAACAAGTGGTGCCTTACATGGCATCGCGGCGCAGTGGAAGTATTGTAAATATCGGAAGCGTTGTGGGCAAAGTGCCAACCCCATGGGCAGGGTCTTATTGTGCAAGCAAGGCTGCGGTGCATGCCATGTCAAACACATTGAGGGTTGAGTTGAAGCCTTTTGGTATTGATGTTGTGCTGGTTGTGCCTGGGGCCGTTCGATCAAATTTTGGGAGTGCTACTGTGGAGAGATTGGGTGGTCATGATTGGAAGCTCTATAAGGATTTCAAGGAGGCCATTGCAGAGAGAGCAAGGGCTTCTCAAGGAAGTAAACCAACGGATGCTAGTGTGTTTGCTAGGCATGTGGCAAATAAGGTCTTAGGGCCTAAGCCACCAAAGCTTATTAGTTTTGGTCACATGACTGGCCTGTTTGCTGTGCTTTCTTGCTCTCCTCTTTGGGTGAGAGATTTGTTCTTTTCTACTCGTTTCAAACTAAATAAGAAGCTATga
- the LOC117629892 gene encoding heterogeneous nuclear ribonucleoprotein 1 isoform X1: MALWMKIRSTGKITRWLMDCLLVLITMDLPEPGKLFVARLPKTVSETHIKEHFNKYGEVKDCVIVVDKVTRRPKGFAFVTFTDPFMAKKALEVEHYIFGRKLDVKPALPKREELQNQEDEQAKAYFKTKKIFVGGLPHNLTQEEFKSYFEKFGTIINGVIIYIKESGKSRGFGFITFDSEEAVDEVTKETHHELNDKFVEVKRAWPKHKNDNMIHTFDCNEVGFNFGGSQCDYYSNFMLYGARCFSCLLPYGFGHHEGCLYYGQNTAGYITWQPKKVPTNFGMEKTTQTHACPYQNSV; encoded by the exons ATGGCTTTATGGATGAAAATCAGATCTACAGGGAAAATAACTCGGTGGCTGATGGATTGCTTACTG GTTTTGATCACCATGGACTTACCTGAGCCTGGAAAGTTGTTCGTGGCTAGACTACCAAAGACGGTTAGTGAAACCCACATAAAAGAACACTTCAACAAATATGGTGAAGTAAAGGACTGTGTGATTGTTGTGGACAAAGTTACTCGTAGGCCAAAAGGGTTTGCCTTTGTTACCTTCACTGACCCATTCATGGCTAAGAAAGCATTGGAAGTAGAGCACTACATCTTCGGAAGAAAG TTAGATGTGAAACCTGCTTTACCAAAGAGAGAGGAACTCCAGAACCAAGAGGATGAGCAAGCTAAAGCATACTTCAAGACCAAGAAGATTTTTGTGGGAGGATTACCACATAATCTGACACAAGAAGAATTCAAGAGCTACTTTGAGAAGTTTGGTACAATCATAAATGGGGTTATAATATATATCAAGGAAAGCGGCAAGTCCAGGGGCTTCGGCTTTATCACTTTTGATTCAGAGGAGGCTGTGGATGAAGTCACCAAGGAAACCCATCATGAACTGAATGATAAATTTGTGGAGGTGAAGAGGGCTTGGCCTAAGCACAAGAATGACAACATGATCCACACGTTTGACTGCAATGAAGTTGGGTTTAATTTTGGAGGGTCACAGTGTGATTATTATAGCAATTTTATGCTTTATGGCGCTCGTTGCTTTAGTTGCTTACTTCCTTATGGATTTGGGCACCACGAAGGGTGTTTGTATTATGGTCAAAACACAGCTGGTTATATCACATGGCAGCCAAAGAAAGTTCCTACAAACTTTGGAATGGAGAAGACAACGCAGACTCATGCATGCCCATATCAGAATTCAGTCTAA
- the LOC117629892 gene encoding thioredoxin-like protein AAED1, chloroplastic isoform X2 has translation MALISAQILTLKSPSTPSLPSHSSLIAPSQSPSFSPPNTPRSPSLFCSPKSTAQYSSRRLVVSRASTNASALDFSPSIGEVLGDVSIFTAAGDSVQFKDLWDLNEGVAVVALLRHFGCPCCWELASALKESKARFDSAGVKIIAVGVGSPDKARILAERLPFPMDSLYADPDRKAYDVLGLYYGLGRTFFNPASAKVFSRFEALQKAVKNYTIEATPDDRSSVLQQGGMFVFKGKQLLYARKDEGTGDHAPLDDILDVCCKVPVS, from the exons ATGGCCCTAATCTCCGCGCAAATCCTAACCCTTAAATCCCCTTCAACCCCCTCCCTTCCTTCTCATTCATCTCTCATCGCCCCTTCCCAATCTCCCTCTTTCTCACCTCCTAACACTCCACGctctccctccctcttctGCTCCCCAAAATCAACAGCACAGTATAGCTCCAGACGACTTGTCGTTTCCAGAGCCTCCACCAACGCATCTGCTTTGGATTTCAGCCCCAGCATCGGTGAGGTCCTCGGTGACGTTAGCATTTTCACCGCTGCTGGTGATTCCGTCCAGTTCAAAGACCTCTGGGATCTGAACGAG GGGGTGGCTGTTGTTGCACTATTGAGGCACTTTGGATGCCCTTGCTG TTGGGAACTTGCCTCGGCTCTAAAAGAATCTAAAGCTAGATTTGATTCAGCTGGTGTGAAAATAATTGCAGTTGGTGTTGGTAGTCCTGATAAAGCTCGTATCCTTGCAGAACGG TTACCATTTCCAATGGATAGCCTTTATGCTGATCCTGATCGCAAG GCATACGATGTGTTGGGCTTATACTATGGACTTGGTCGAACTTTCTTCAATCCAGCTAGT GCAAAGGTGTTTTCAAGATTTGAGGCTCTGCAGAAAGCTGTAAAAAACTATACCATTGAAGCCACTCCAGATGACAGAAGTAGTGTGTTACAACAG GGAGGGATGTTTGTCTTTAAAGGTAAGCAATTGTTGTATGCTCGGAAAGATGAAGGGACGGGTGATCATGCCCCATTAGATGATATCTTGGATGTTTGCTGCAAAGTTCCTGTCTCCTAA